CTAATCCAGACGTTTCTGTCTTTATAAAACTGCTGGACAGAGGTTTCAAACTGAGCGTTCCGGCGGATCAGGAGAAATTTTACAGGGATGGGTATGAGGTGTTCTTGCATCGTGTGCAACAGCATAAATTAAGAGGAAAAGTATACGGAGACATTGAAGCCATCGCGCTGACTTCCATTGAGTGCCTTGTGGCATTGCAAAGGAACCAGGAGCAGATGGATGATCTGATCCTGGCTTTTAAGAACAGAGTTGAGAAACTGGATGAAGCAATTTCCGGTGCCATTGAAAGCTAACAACTTTAGAGCAACCCTTTAATTTGAGAATCTTCTAATACTTCTTTCAAATCCTTCAATTTCGGCATTTTTAGTATTGGCGTAGTCGGTAAAACCAACTATATATAAACCATTATGGAAATGTCAAATTCTTTGTTTTTCATCGTAGTCCTCTCTGATATCATTGCCATTGGCGTGGGTATTTTTGCAGGTAAATACATTTTCCAGCGATCATTTGATCAAAAGGAAAAAGAAGCCCAGGAGAGGGCCGCTGAAATTCTTCGAAATGCGGAAAGTGCAGCCGAAAACATCAAAAAAGACCGCATTCTTGAAGCCAAAGAAAAATATTTGCGCCTGAAAACGGAGTTCGAAGAAGATGCCAACAAGAAACGCAGCATTCTTCAAAGCAATGAACAAAAACTCAAGCAGCGCGAGCAAAGCATGAACCAGGCCCAGGAGCAGAACAAGCGCCGGGAGAACGAGCTGGAAGCCCTCAAAACTAACCTGAACCAACAACTCGAAGCCGCCACCAAACGTAAGGAAGAGGCTGAAAAATCATTACAGCAGCAGGTTACCCAGCTTGAAAAAATAGCAAATCTAACAGCCGAGCAGGCACGTGAGCAACTGATCGACGCGCTGAAAGCCGAGGCGGATACCAGAGCCGGATCGTACGTCAAAAGCGCGATGGAAGAAGCACGCCTCACTGCCACCAAGGAAGCCAAGAAAATTGTCATCGAAACCATTCAACGGACTGCTGCCGAACACGCGATCGAAAACTGCGTATCAGTTTTCAATATTGAAAATGATGATATCAAAGGAAAAATCATCGGTCGTGAAGGACGTAATATCCGTGCCCTGGAAGCTGCAACGGGCGTTGAGATCATCGTAGACGATACCCCCGAGGCGATCGTCATATCCGGTTTCGATCCTGTCAGAAGGGAAATCGCGAGACTTTCGCTGCACAGACTTGTTCAGGACGGAAGGATACACCCTGCCCGAATCGAAGAGGTCGTTGCTAAGACCCGCAAGAATATCGATGATGAAATTGTAGAGATCGGCGAACGTACGGTAATCGATATGGGGATCCACGGACTGCACCCTGAGCTGGTTAAAATGATCGGAAGAATGCGTTTCCGTTCATCTTACGGACAAAATCTGCTGCAACACTCCCGAGAAGTAGCGAAACTTTGCGCAACCATGGCGTCGGAATTGGGCTTAAATACCAAACTGGCCAAAAGAGCAGGACTGCTGCATGATATTGGTAAGGTATGGCCGGAAGAATCAGATCTGCCGCACGCAATTCTCGGAATGGAATTGGCGAAGAAATACAAGGAAAATCCGGAAGTATGTAATGCGATCGGAGCTCACCACGACGAGATCGAAATGACCAGTATCCTCTCGCCGATCATACAGGTTTGCGATGCGATATCGGGTTCACGTCCGGGTGCGCGCCGCGAGATGATGGAATCTTACATTCAGCGTTTGCGTGACCTGGAAAACATGGCGCTCTCTTTCGATGGCGTTGAAAAGTGCTACGCAATCCAGGCAGGAAGAGAATTGAGGGTGATTATCGATGCTGAGAATGTATCTGACGAAAAAGCAGGTATGTTATCGTTCGATATATCCCAGAAAATAGAGAAAGAAATGCAGTACCCCGGGCAAATCAAGATCACTGTGATCCGCGAAATGCGTTCGGTTGCCTATGCGCGCTAACATTAGATTATCATACATGAATTACTCACAGCTTACCAGTTCAGAACGATTGGGTATCCAGACGCTCGGCGAACTTAAAGAGGCAGGTTATCAGACACGTTCCATTAAGCAGGAGTTAAGAGATAATCTGATTGCGAAAATCAGGCTAAAAGAAAACATTTTCCCAGGAATCTGGGGCTACGAGGAGACGGTCATTCCGGATGTGGAACGGGCTATCCTTTCCATGCATAATATCAATTTTCTGGGCCTGAGAGGGCAGGCTAAAACGCGTATCGCCCGGATGATGGTAGACCTGCTCGACGAATATATTCCTTATATCAAGGGTTCAGAGCTGCACGATGATCCGCTTGAACCGCTCTCGCGCAAGGCGAAGGACTTCATCGCTGAACACGGTGACCATACAGAAATCGCATGGCTGCACAAAAATGAACGTTATACCGAAAAACTCGCTACGCCTGATGTGTCCGTCGCAGATTTGATCGGCGATGTAGACCCCATTAAGGCTGCTACCATGAAATTGCCTTATTCTGATGAGCGTGTCATCCATTTCGGACTGATTCCGCGCTCGCACCGGGGCATTTTTGTAATCAATGAACTTCCAGATTTACAGGCACGTATTCAGGTAGCTTTGTTCAATATCCTACAGGAGGGCGATATTCAGATCCGTGGTTTCAAATTGCGTTTACCGCTTGATATTCAGTTTGTCTTCACAGCCAACCCAGAAGACTACACAAACCGTGGCAGCATCGTAACACCGCTGAAAGACAGGATCGAAAGCCAGATCGTGACGCATTATCCGAAAACGATCGATACGGGCAAGAGAATTACCGAACAGGAAGCAGTTGTGAAGCCGGAGCAAAAACAGCTTGTACAGGTCAATGAACTCGCCAAAACGCTGATCGAACAGATCGCATTTGAGGCACGCGAAAGTGAGTATGTGGACAGCAAGAGCGGAGTTTCTGCACGTTTAACTATATCAGCCTACGAAAGTCTTCTGAGTACAGCGGAGCGTCGTGCATTGATAAATGGCGAAACTTCCACTCACGTACGTATTTCTGATTTGTATGGAGTTATTTCGGCAATCTGCGGCAAAGTCGAGCTGGTTTACGAAGGCGAAGTAGAAGGCCCCGTTATTGTTGCTCAAAATCTGATCGGGAAAGCGATTCGTACGCAGTTCCTAAATTTTTTCCCCGATCCCGAAAAAACCAAAAAGAGCAAGATCAATCCTTATGCCAAGGTGATCGAATGGTTTGGAGCGGGAAATGAAATGGAAATGCCGGTCGATATGACCGATCGGGAATACGTAGCGAGATTAAAGACCATTGACGGCCTCGATGATTTTGTAGACATGCTCAGTGCCTATTCCAATGCGGAAGAAAAGCTGTTCATGATGGAATTCGCATTGCATGGAATGGCGGAATTTTCGCTGATTGGAAAGCAATCTCTTGATCAGGGAATGAAATTTCAGGATTTGGTCAGCAGCATGTTTTCCGGTCCGGAAGATGAAGACTACGATTTTGACGACGATGATGACGACCGCAAGCCGTTTTAATCTTTAATCAACCTTAATGGATAACAACTAAAAATGCCCTGCTTAACAGGGCATTTTTAGTTGGCTGAATTTCAATTCTTATAAAGGAGCACCTTCATCCACTACATTTGGCTCGCTTGTATCGATCAACGAATCAGGGTCATTGTTGACTTTACCACGCACTTTGGATTCAAGCTCTTCCAATAGTTCAGGATTATCTTTCAGAAGCGTTTTAACGGCATCCCTACCCTGTCCAAGTCTGTTTCCTTCATAGCTAAACCAGGATCCGGCTTTTTTGACTATTTCCAGCTCTACCGCCAGATCGATCACCTCCCCCACTTTTGAAATACCTTCCCCGTACATAATGTCAAACTCGACAACTTTAAACGGAGGGGCAACCTTATTTTTAACCACTTTAACGCGGGTACGGTTACCCAGGATCGCATCTGCGCTTTCCTTGATCTGACCGACACGACGAATGTCCAGACGGACAGAAGCATAGTATTTAAGGGCGTTACCGCCGGTAGTTGTTTCAGGATTGCCAAACATCACACCGATTTTTTCCCTGAGCTGGTTAATGAATATACAGCAGCATCCGGTTTTGTTGATTACGCCGGTGAGCTTGCGAAGCGCCTGCGACATTAATCTTGCCTGCAAGCCCATTTTACTTTCCCCCATTTCACCTTCCAGCTCCGCCCTTGGCACGAGCGCCGCAACAGAGTCGATCACAATAATATCGACAGCGCCGCTGCTGATCAGGTGTTCTGCAATTTCAAGCGCCTGTTCGCCATTATCCGGCTGCGAAATCAGCAGGTTACTAGTATCGATACCCAGCTTCTCAGCATAAGATCTGTCAAAGGCATGCTCCGCATCGATAAATGCGGCAAGTCCGCCTTTCTTTTGTGCTTCTGCGATGCAATGCATCGACAGCGTTGTTTTACCCGAAGATTCCGGGCCATATATCTCGACAACGCGACCTCTCGGCACGCCGCCTACGCCCAATGCCAGGTCAAGCCCAAGTGACCCTGTAGAAATGACCGGAATATCCAGAACCTTACTGTCGCTCAGGCGCATAACCGTGCCTTTTCCATAAGCTTTATCAAGCTTTTCCAGCGTAGTTTGTAATGCTTTTAGTTTGTTGTCCTTATCAGAAATTGGTTGTGCCATAAATGGTGACAAGATGTTAGTTTGTACATGAAAAAAGCGGCTTTTGGATTACAAAAACCGCTTGAAGACTGGTCTTTTTCTAATTGTAAATTTAGTAAATTCAGCGTAGAATGCAAGGTAGTTTTCTGCAAAAAATCATGCTTTATATGACTTAAAGCTCATTGCTAAACTATTAGACAACATGCGGCCAAATAGCTAATTTTCAAATGGTTGATTTCAATGATTAGAAGGCAAACAGACAGCCACTGTCAGCCACGCACAGGCAATATGTGGCCGCAAAATCAGTTATTTTTTCGATATCTTTCCTGCTCACAGGATTTAATT
This Dyadobacter sp. UC 10 DNA region includes the following protein-coding sequences:
- the zapA gene encoding cell division protein ZapA, with protein sequence MKKNSIPNPDVSVFIKLLDRGFKLSVPADQEKFYRDGYEVFLHRVQQHKLRGKVYGDIEAIALTSIECLVALQRNQEQMDDLILAFKNRVEKLDEAISGAIES
- the rny gene encoding ribonuclease Y, with the protein product MSNSLFFIVVLSDIIAIGVGIFAGKYIFQRSFDQKEKEAQERAAEILRNAESAAENIKKDRILEAKEKYLRLKTEFEEDANKKRSILQSNEQKLKQREQSMNQAQEQNKRRENELEALKTNLNQQLEAATKRKEEAEKSLQQQVTQLEKIANLTAEQAREQLIDALKAEADTRAGSYVKSAMEEARLTATKEAKKIVIETIQRTAAEHAIENCVSVFNIENDDIKGKIIGREGRNIRALEAATGVEIIVDDTPEAIVISGFDPVRREIARLSLHRLVQDGRIHPARIEEVVAKTRKNIDDEIVEIGERTVIDMGIHGLHPELVKMIGRMRFRSSYGQNLLQHSREVAKLCATMASELGLNTKLAKRAGLLHDIGKVWPEESDLPHAILGMELAKKYKENPEVCNAIGAHHDEIEMTSILSPIIQVCDAISGSRPGARREMMESYIQRLRDLENMALSFDGVEKCYAIQAGRELRVIIDAENVSDEKAGMLSFDISQKIEKEMQYPGQIKITVIREMRSVAYAR
- a CDS encoding sigma 54-interacting transcriptional regulator; this translates as MNYSQLTSSERLGIQTLGELKEAGYQTRSIKQELRDNLIAKIRLKENIFPGIWGYEETVIPDVERAILSMHNINFLGLRGQAKTRIARMMVDLLDEYIPYIKGSELHDDPLEPLSRKAKDFIAEHGDHTEIAWLHKNERYTEKLATPDVSVADLIGDVDPIKAATMKLPYSDERVIHFGLIPRSHRGIFVINELPDLQARIQVALFNILQEGDIQIRGFKLRLPLDIQFVFTANPEDYTNRGSIVTPLKDRIESQIVTHYPKTIDTGKRITEQEAVVKPEQKQLVQVNELAKTLIEQIAFEARESEYVDSKSGVSARLTISAYESLLSTAERRALINGETSTHVRISDLYGVISAICGKVELVYEGEVEGPVIVAQNLIGKAIRTQFLNFFPDPEKTKKSKINPYAKVIEWFGAGNEMEMPVDMTDREYVARLKTIDGLDDFVDMLSAYSNAEEKLFMMEFALHGMAEFSLIGKQSLDQGMKFQDLVSSMFSGPEDEDYDFDDDDDDRKPF
- the recA gene encoding recombinase RecA, giving the protein MAQPISDKDNKLKALQTTLEKLDKAYGKGTVMRLSDSKVLDIPVISTGSLGLDLALGVGGVPRGRVVEIYGPESSGKTTLSMHCIAEAQKKGGLAAFIDAEHAFDRSYAEKLGIDTSNLLISQPDNGEQALEIAEHLISSGAVDIIVIDSVAALVPRAELEGEMGESKMGLQARLMSQALRKLTGVINKTGCCCIFINQLREKIGVMFGNPETTTGGNALKYYASVRLDIRRVGQIKESADAILGNRTRVKVVKNKVAPPFKVVEFDIMYGEGISKVGEVIDLAVELEIVKKAGSWFSYEGNRLGQGRDAVKTLLKDNPELLEELESKVRGKVNNDPDSLIDTSEPNVVDEGAPL